atacaatttaaaaaataagtaatagTCATTGTTATAGATTTTAGGAACTCTacgataaaataaataatatccttaattttttgtatgaatttgtttatttttgcaattatcttaaGACGGAAAAATGATTCCAAAATCATTTGTAGCTTTTATTAAAGTGCCAATCAAGAGCAATAAAATGCATCtttattctaaataaaataatgttttggTACATGTCTTTTTTACGAGACACTTTCGCCTGAGAATTACCcaaatttatttatcgttagaaatttatacaaaatgtagACGACCAAACATTTTGAGCCGAATATGCCACTCCGTTGATGTTGCATcttatttacagggtatgaaGCTAAATTCCAATTTGATGCGTTACTTCTATAGCTAGAATCAAACGTGGTGATCTTCAATCATATGTTAATCAACATGACGCCACGTCTGAAGCGCTGCATCATAAATTGTCTGAATTTAATTCTCCTGACTTTGATTCTGATCTATGTGCTGAACATTCGACGCATCTACAAAATGGAAACGAAGTATCAACCAGCCAACTGTTTCCTTAACAAGAATGAGTTAGACGACTCTCTTGGAATTCCACTGGAGGATGTGCTGCTATCCGAAGTGGAACCAATAATTGAAAGCACCATTTTCTTCATCGATACGAGCTGTCCTTCGAATGGCAACATCTTAGAGTTGACTGCACGCCAAGCATGTGCCATTGAATCTGCGGCCTTCAATAATGACATTTACCAAATATTTGTGCTCTTCGCCAGTCCCAGATATCAGCAACAGGAGGGAAACAGACATCCGCTGATTGATGCCATCTTAAGCTATCCCAATGTCCATTTGCGTCAAGTGAATCTAATGCGTTACGGTGCCGGCACGCCCATTGAGGATTGGCTGAAGAAGGGTGAGCTCTTCAAATCGAGGTGAGTTCTCAAACGTTGTTCCTCAATTGAATGTAATCCCTGCTAATCTCTTTTAGCTATCTGAGTTCACATCTGGCGGATGTGTTGCGCTTACTTACGCTCTATCGCTTTGGTGGCATCTGTGTGCACCTGGACTCAATGATATTGAATACTGTGACGGTATTGCCGTTGAATTATGCGGGTGCCGATCTTGATAACCAAATTTCCACCGCTATGCTGAGCTTGACCTCGACTGGATTTGGGCATCAGTTTTCCGGAGATTGTTTGCGCGACCTTCAGCAGAGTTTCGATGCCAACAACAGACACACGAGTGGACGAGATGTCATCACACGTGCTCTGCAGCGAGCTTGTGGCACATTCAACGTTGCCGAGATGCGGAATAATCCAAGGGGCTGTCAAAGCTTTCAACTGTATAATCACACACAATTCTTACCGATCAAACCCGCAGATTGGCGCCAACTGTTTGAGGAAGAGTTTCTCGACGAAGTGCTGCAACAGACAAGGGGAGTCTCGTTTATGCTGCACTTGTGGCACAGCAAGTCGCACAAAGAGCGCATCAAGCGGGGCACAAGGGCAGCGTATACGCAATACGCTCGACGTCATTGTCCCAAAGCTTATGCAGCAGCTGGTGAATATTTTTAAGGTTCAgcacaataatttaattgttagAGTAACTTAATTAAGAGTGAGCATAAATTACGCATTTACTAAAACGAAATGATGACGAAAAGCACTAGATGCACTGCACCTGGGCATAGCGCAGACAGGCGCCAATGTTCTCCTCAGCGCTCCCCTTGCCCGGTGCATCGCCCCCTCCAAAATGAAC
This DNA window, taken from Drosophila nasuta strain 15112-1781.00 chromosome 2L, ASM2355853v1, whole genome shotgun sequence, encodes the following:
- the LOC132798403 gene encoding lactosylceramide 4-alpha-galactosyltransferase-like, translating into MLINMTPRLKRCIINCLNLILLTLILIYVLNIRRIYKMETKYQPANCFLNKNELDDSLGIPLEDVLLSEVEPIIESTIFFIDTSCPSNGNILELTARQACAIESAAFNNDIYQIFVLFASPRYQQQEGNRHPLIDAILSYPNVHLRQVNLMRYGAGTPIEDWLKKGELFKSSYLSSHLADVLRLLTLYRFGGICVHLDSMILNTVTVLPLNYAGADLDNQISTAMLSLTSTGFGHQFSGDCLRDLQQSFDANNRHTSGRDVITRALQRACGTFNVAEMRNNPRGCQSFQLYNHTQFLPIKPADWRQLFEEEFLDEVLQQTRGVSFMLHLWHSKSHKERIKRGTRAAYTQYARRHCPKAYAAAGEYF